Genomic window (Tardiphaga sp. vice304):
AGTTCATGACCAGGCTTCTGAACCTCGCCGAGGTCAAGGCGCTGTTGTCGGACGAGCATTTCTCGGTGGACGGCACGCTGATCGAAGCCTGGGCTTCCCACAAGAGCTTCCGCCCCAAGGACGGCAGTGACGGCGACGACGGCACCAACTTCCATGGCCAGACCCGCAAAAACGACACCCATGCCTCCACCAGCGATCCCGACAGCCGGCTCTACCGCAAGGCCACCGGCCGCGAGGCCAGGCTCTGCTACATGGGCCATGCCACCATGGAGAACCGCAATGGTCTGGCGGTCGCCGGGATGGTGACGCATGCCAGCGGCACCGCCGAGCGTCGCGCCGCGGAGAAGATGCTCAAGGCCAAGGCCAAACAGGCCGGCCGGCGCATCACCGCCGGCGCGGACAAGGCCTATGACACCGCCGATCATGTCGCCAATCTGCGCGCCATCGAGGTGACGCCGCATGTGACGCAGAACAATACAATCGGCAAGACCGGCCGCAGCCGTCGCAGCGCGATCGACGAGCGAACCACCCGCCACGAGGGCTATGGTATGTCGCAGACACGGCGCGCGATGATCGAATGCATCTTCGGATGGGGCAAGCAACACGGCACGATGCGCAAGACCAAACATCGCGGCATCGGCGCTGTCGCCGCCGACTTCATGCTCAACCTAATCGCCTACAACCTGATCCGCATTCCAAAACTGCTCGCCGCATAGCTTCCACGCCGTCCAGGCGACGACGCGCGACGCCCGATCAGCTAACTACACCACCATCGCGCCTGTCCGCTGGAAAGAAAATAGTCGGATTTTGGGTTTTTCAGCGGACTGCTAGTGATGTCGGCGTCGAAAGACCGAAGATGGCATCCCAGACCTCGGACACATTCAGTTCGACAATCGGAAGGAAGAGGTCATAATCCCCCTTACCCTCACGTTGCTTTTGCCAATACAGATTGGCGCTTTTAGCTAGGGAGCGATCCCTTTGCTGACTCTCGGCAGCGCGTAGGCCGAGTATAACAACTGTATTTGCGGGATCATGGCGCGCAATAAAAGCAGAAACAGGCTTTATTCTCAGACCCGTTGTGCACCATCGAAAATTATTCGTCGGAGGCGGATAACCCCTGCCAATTATTTTCACAAAGAATCTATCGTGTAGTGGGGACTTAAGTACATGCGTTTTAAAACTTGCGGATAATCCACCCAATTCTTGATTTAATTTACCAAAAAGGCCGCGAACGTATGCGTCTAAGAGGCTGACTGAAAAAGAAGCTGAGTGATTTCAGCCAGTTGTGATTCCTTCGGATTTGCGAAGATTCGAGGGAGAGCACGATGGTCTGGACTGAAATCACCCGCCGACACTATAGGCGGGCGAGCTTGCGATATGAAAGCGATACGACGGATGCCGAGTGGTTTGTGATGGAGCCGCTTCTGCCGCCTGCTTCGGCGCTCGGTCGCCCGCGTGCGACAGATATGCGAACGGTGATGGATGCGATCCTGTATATTGCGTCGACCGGCTGCCAATGGCGGCAGTTGCCCAAGGATTTCCCGCCCTACTCGACGGTGCAGGGCTATTTCTACGCGTGGTCGCGCGGCGGACTGTTTGCGTCGCTGAACTACACGCTCGTGATGGCCTCGCGCGAGGCGGCTGGCCGAGAGGCGAGCCCAACGGCCGGAGTGATTGACAGCCAGTCGGTGAAAACCACGGAAAGCGGCGGCCCCCGGGGCTATGATGCAGGTAAGAAAATCAAGGGCCGCAAGCGCCACATCGTCACCGACACGCAAGGAAACTTGGTCGGGCTGGTCGTGCACGAAGCCAGCATTCAGGACCGTGATGGTGCCCCGTGCGTTCTTGCTTCGATACGTTATCGCTATCCGTGGCTGCGCCATATTTTTGCCGATGGTGGCTATGCCGGAGATAAGCTGCGTCAAGCTTTGAAGCGCATCGGCAATTGGACGATAGAAATCATAAAACGATCCGACAGGGAGCAGGGCTTCGAAATCCTACCGCGCCGATGGGTCGTCGAACGAACGTTCGGATGGCTCGGTCGCTGCCGCAGATTGGCAAAGGACTTCGAGACCACAATCGCCAGCGCCGTTGCCTGGGCGTTCGTCGCTCACATTCGCGTCCTTATAAGACGGCTTGCAAAAGCCTGAAATCAAACGAATTCATTATGAGTCAGACTCTAAGATCGGATTCTCAACTCCAGTATCACAGTATATTACTGTTACGCTAGCCAAGGAAATGCGAGCTTTTTTATAAGCAGCCAAAAATATCTTTAGAGCAGCAGATGAATCCTTTCCACCTGAGAACGCTAGTATCCAATTAGCTGTCGCACGCTGGCGTATTGCTTCAACCGTGCTATCGATCGCTTTCAACACCGGATCATTGGTCAAGAGCATTGAGTCTTTTTTCTACACTGGTCCTGTATTTCAACCCAATTATCTCAAGCTGCTCTATTGCAATTTCCACTTGCCTTTTAGTACAGACGATCGAACCGAATATAGAAACCGCAACAATAATCAAGAAAATCATAGCTGCAGGAAACGCCTCCTCCAACCCTATAAAGTAAAATGCCAACGCCACGAGAAAGAAAATCAACGCTATAACCGTCGAGTCCGCACAAGAGGACCAGACAGCACCGTTAGCGTAGGCGAGACTTCTTTTCTGCTTCAAGCTTTCATCTTGGTCGATAAGGGTGAAAAATAACGACCTTAAATTCTTCCAAGTATAACGCTCGGGTTGGTCGGGATAACCGCTGATTGACACCAGCCCTTGTCTAATACTTTCACTAATTTTCTTATGATGCGTTGCGTTTGCCCAACGCCGGAACGGAGTTATATAATCAAGTGCTCCTGGCACAATTATTGAGGGCAGAAATTCAGCCTTGCTAAAGTCTGGCAATGTGGTGGTCCACCACCCTGTGACCCCCCCCCAATAGCTTAGCGTAAATCAAAATGATGGCTGCCGTGAAGTGCTCCCCAAAACTAGGCCAGCCGGAGCTGGAATTTTCCGGGGTTAGGCTCATGCCGGCGGGGGCGCCGATGAGCCATTCAACAGCGATATCGGCGCCTTGTTACCGATCGCGCTATGTGGCCGGACTTCGTTGTAGTCTCTACGCCAATCCTCCATTTTCTGCCGTGCGTCGTCAAGGCTCAGTAACCAGTGCGTGTTCAGGCATTCGCTTCTGAACTTGCCGTTGAAGGATTCGATGAAGCTGTTGTCCGTCGGCTTGCCTGGCCGCGAGAAGTCCAGCTGTAGCGCGTCAATCTGGATGGGAAGCGCGACAATCAGGATGGCAATTTAGCGGTCGCGGCGTGGGGATGATTGTCGCGGCCTGACGATAACGCAAGTGATAATTGCGTGTCGTGGAGTTGATTGTCGTGGAGCGACAATCAGGATGACGCTTTGATTGTCGCGCGCGTTGGCGGCCTTCCGGCTCCGCGGGCTTTGTCGACAGCCTCTTTTCGGCGATAGCTGTCGACATTCATTTCGAGGATCGTGGCGTGGTGGACGAGGCGGTCGATCGCCGCCAGCGTCATGGCTTGGTCCGGGAAGATTTTTCCCCATTCACCGAATGGCTGATTGGCGGTGATGAGCATTGAGCGGCGTTCGTAGCGGGCGCTGATCAGTTCGAACAGAACGCTGGTCTCGGCTTGATCTTTGGTCACATAGGCGAGATCGTCGAGGATCAGCAGATGATATTTGTCGAGCTTGGCTATCGCGGCTTCGAGCGTGAGGTCGCGGCGCGCGATCTGGAGCTTTTGCACGAGATCGGTGGTTCTGGTGAACAACACGCGCCAACCCTTTTCGATCAGGGACATGCCGAGCGCCGCTGCCAGATGCGATTTGCCGCCGCCAGGCGGGCCAAAACACAACAGATTGGCGCCCCTGTCGAGCCACGCGTCACCGGCGGCGAGAGCCTGCACCTGCGCCTTTGAGATCATCGGCACTGCATCGAAGTCGAATGCAGCGAGGGTCTTGCCCGGCGGCAGGCGGGCTTCATCCAGATGACGTTCGAAGCGACGACGGTTTCGCTCCACCATCTCCTGTTCAGCCAGCGCGGCCAAAAAGCGTGCGGCGGGCCAGCCTTCCTTATCGGCGGTTTCCGCCAGGGCGGCCCAGATCAGCTTGATGCCGGGCAGACGCAGTTCGCTGAGCAGCAATTCGACACGGGCGGCGTCGATCTTGACGGTCGCGTTCATGCGACTTCTCCCACGGCTGCTGCGATCTGGTCGTAGATGGCGAGCGAGGGCAGCGTGACGACGACGACCGGTAGTGCCATGCCCTTCGGTCGGAAGCGTTCGATCAGCGCCTTGAGATCCGGCAGGATGCCGTCGTCGAGCGTGGCTTGCAGCACGGCACCGAGTTCCGCTTCGCAGGCCCGTTCATGTGCGAGCGCCAGAAGCCCGACCATCGCACGGCAGGCTGGTCTTTCGCCAATGCCGGCGAGCAAGGCGTCGAACGCACGAGCGTAAACGCGGCGGGGGAACAACTGGTCTCGATAGACCAGATTGAGCAGCGCCATCGGTTTGCGGCGCAGCGAATGGATGACGTGACGATAGTCGATGACGTGGCCGTGTTTGCCGTTGGGCTGGCTTCGCCCGCGCCGCAGGGTGACGATGTGGGTGGCGCCCTGGAAGCATTCGAGCCGGTCGTCATAGAGACGCACCCGCAGCCGGTGACCGATCAAGCGGGAGGGGACCGAGTAAAACACCTTGCGCAACGTGAAGGCGCTTGATGTCGTTACATCGACGTTGACCTCCTCATAATCGGCGGTCTTGCGGACCGGCAGTTTCTGTAGCGCCGTCCGCTCCTGATCGATGCGCTTGGCATTGCGCGCGTTGCCGCGGCCAACGATCTCGTCGACAAAACCACGCCATGCCGGAAGATCGTCGAAGTCGCGAGAGGCACGCAGCAGCAGGGCATCGGCCAGCGCTCTCTTGAGATGGCCATGCGCACTTTCGATCGAGCCGTTCTCATGCGACACGCCGGGATTGTTGCGGGTCGGCGTCATGCCGTAATGACTGCAGAACGCCTCGTAGCGCGTCGTCAAATCCTCCTTGGCTTCAGCGCCGAGATTGCGGAACGCGGCTGACAGGCTGTCGCTGCGGTGCTGCTCCGGCACCCCGCCCAGCGACCACAGCGCGTTCTGCAAGCCTTCCGCCAGCGCGACAAAACTTTCGCCACCGAGTACGACATGGGCGTGTTCGAAGCCGGAGAAAGGCAGCCGGAAGTGATAGAGCCGGCAGTCCAGCAACTGGCCTGCAATGGTGACGCCGAGATCGGCAACCTCGGTGAAGTCCGACAACCCCATGCGGCCCGGCGGATGTTCCTGACGGAAGATCACCTCCCGATCCGGCCCGTTCACCGCCCGCCATGCCCGAATGCGCCGCTCGAGCGTCCGCCGCGTTCCAGAACCCAGCTCCGGATGTCGGCGGCATAGTTCCTCGAACACGGCGATCGGCCGTAAGCCTGGGGCGGCGTTCAGCATCGGGAGGATGTCGTTCTCCCAAAGATCGGCAAATGGATCAGCGCGGCGGCGTTCGCGGGGCGACTTCTTCTGGGTGGGAAGTCGGGGATCCTTTTCGAACCGGTAGGCGGCGGAGGTGCTGAAACCAGCCTTTGCAGCGGCGACGGCTGGCGAATGGTTGCGACGCAAGCTCATGAAAAGCCTCATTTGTTGATCGGTGACATGCCGGCCGGCCAAAGAATTGGTCCTCTCAAAGGAGAAACCCGATCTTTGACCAGCCGCCGTTACCGCCAAATGAGGCCCGTTCGGGCGACACGCCGCTGCTGGGCTGCCTCCGGTCGGGCTACGCCCTCCCTTCGTCAACCCAGCAGCGGCGCATTCTCATCCTGATTGTCGCGGGATTCTCATCCTGATTGTCGCGCTACATCCAGCACGACGCCCTTCTGATAAGCCCAGATATCGAGATCGCGAGAGATGAACTCTGATCCCTGGTCGACACGGATGGTTTTCGGATAGCCAACGGTCTTGCAGATGCGCTCTAGGGTGACCACGACATCCTCGCCACGATAACTGAAACGCGGATCGACGGCTGGCGAGAAGCGGCTAAAGGTATCGACGATCGTCAGCACGCGGATCTTGCGGCCCGTGGCGAGCTGGTCGTGCACGAAGTCCATTGCCCAGGTCTCGTTGACCTGGACAGCATCTGTTCGATCCTCACGCAGCTTGGCCTTCACGCGACGCTTCGGCGTTTTGTTGCGCAATTGCAGGCTCAACTCCCTATAAAGACGGTAGACACGCTTGACGTTGACGTCCCAGCCCTCACGCAGCAGTAGGACATGGACCCGGCGATAGCCGTATCTCACCCGCGTCTCGCAGATCTCCCTGATCCGGTGTTTGAGAGCGGCCTGGTCGCCACGCTTCGACTTGTAGCCGTAAAGTGCGCGATCGATCCGGAGCGTCGAACAGGCCCGCCTGATCGAGACCTTCCAGTCGCCGCACACCCTGTCGACAAGCTCGCGCTTGCGGTCAGGCCTCAGAGTTTTTTTGAGAGCACATCCTGCAGCATGGCCTTGTCCAGCGACAGGTCAGCTACGATCCGCTTCAGCTTGCCATTCTCTTCCTCCAGCTGACGCAAGCGCTTCATCTCCGAGGGCATCAGGCCTGCATACTTCTTCCGCCAGTTGTAAAAAGTAGCCTCGCTGATCCCGGCCTTGCGGCAGACCTCCGCGACTGCCGAGCCATCTTCCGCCTGCTTCAAAACGAATACGATCTGCGCTTCTGAAAACTTCGATGCCTTCATGGAACTCTCCTCGTCCCCGTCAGGGGATCATAAATGGAAAATTCCAGGTCAAACTGGCCTAATTTGGTGGGGGCACGTCAGACGGCACCAAGAAGCGAGCGAACTTTAGAAATGCAAGTGTCATACGTTTTCCTGCTACTGAATTGTATTCGGCACCTCGTAGCGAACATTTTTTACATTGCAATTATAACGATAGCTACACCCATTCGTTAGGTAGTCTTGCCAGACGGGTCCTTTTTCCTGCACGACGACGGAAGCTACCTGATCGCGGGCTGGATGCCGGCGGTGGACTTTGCCGAGCTGCTGCACATCGAGCTGCCGCTGCAACAGCGACCGTACCAGACCTTCGCGGGATTCCTGCTGCAGGAGTTCGGCAAGATCGCCGACGAGGGCGATCACGTCGTGGCGCACGGTTGGCGCTTCGAAGTGATGGACCTCGACGGCCGCCGCATCGACAAGGTGCTGGCGAGCCAGGCGGAAGAAGTCGCGCTGGGGTAGCGCTGAAGTCCGTAGCCCGGATGGAACGAAGCGCAATCCGGGAAGACCGTCCATATTGAATCGCCGGCCCCTGATTTCGCTTCGCTCCATCCGGGCTACCTTGCGCCCTACTCCATCCCGCGGCCGAACTTGTTCGACTTCGGGAAGCCCTTCGGCGGCAGCCGGCCGGCGTCGGCGCGGTTGCCGCGCCATTCGGCCAGTTCCTTCATGGTCGCCGAAAACTCGCGGCCGGCGCCGTCGCGCCAGAACAGGCCGGCCTTAGCGGTGAAGGTGGCGACGCCGGAGAGCCCGCCATCCTTGTACTTCTGCAGCCGCACGCCGCGGCCGCGGCTCATCTCCGGCACGTCGGCCAGCGGGAAGATCAGCATCTTGCGGTTCTCGCCGATCACCGCAACACTGTCGTTGCCTTCCTCGACCACGGTCAGCGCCTTGGCTTCGTTCGGCATGTCGACATTGAGGACCTGCTTGCCCTTGCGGGTGTTGCCGACGCAATCATCCTCATTGACCATGAAGCCCTGTCCGTCGTGGCTGGCGATCAGGAACTTGCGGCCGCCCTTGTGGACGAACAGCGACACGATGGCGGCGTCGCCTTCCATGTCGATGAACATGCGGATCGGCTCGCCATGGCCGCGGCCGCCGGGCAGCTTCGACACGTCGAGCGCATAGAAGCGGCCGTTGGTCGCGAGCAGCATCAGCTTCGAGGTGGTCTCGGCGAAGAATGCCTTGTCGAGCCTGTCGTCGGTCTTGAAGACGAGACCCGATGTATCGGCGACATGGCCCTTCAGCGTGCGCACCCAGCCCTTGTCGGAGATCACCACCGTGACCGGCTCGCGCTCGACGAGCGACTCTTCCAATGCAGCGAGATCGTGCTCCGGCGCATCCGCGAACATCGTGCGGCGCTTGCCGAGCGGCGTCTTCGGCCCGAACATATCGCGGACTTTTCGCACCTGCTCGGCGACCTTGCCCCACTGCTCGGTCTCGGACTTCAGGATCGCGTTGATGCCGCGCAACTCGTCGCGCAGCTTCTTGTCTTCGGTGCGGATCTCGAATTCTTCCAGCTTGCGCAGGCTGCGCAGCCGCATGTTGAGGATTGCCTCGGCCTGCACGTCCGAAAGCGTGAAGGTCTTCATCAGCACCGGCTTCGGCTCATCCTCAGAGCGGATGATCTTGATCACCTTGTCGATGTTCAAGTACGCAATCAGATAGCCGCCGAGCACTTCGAGACGATGCTCGATCTGGCCCTTGCGAT
Coding sequences:
- a CDS encoding IS5 family transposase, whose product is MRGTFEDQGGLFSYISPDARVPQNHPLRKVRALVRDVLGEMSRSFSSLYAKEGRPSIPPEQLLSALLLQVFYGIRSERQLMEQLDYNLLYRWFVGLSPDDRVWNPTTFTKNRERLQNGDVFTKFMTRLLNLAEVKALLSDEHFSVDGTLIEAWASHKSFRPKDGSDGDDGTNFHGQTRKNDTHASTSDPDSRLYRKATGREARLCYMGHATMENRNGLAVAGMVTHASGTAERRAAEKMLKAKAKQAGRRITAGADKAYDTADHVANLRAIEVTPHVTQNNTIGKTGRSRRSAIDERTTRHEGYGMSQTRRAMIECIFGWGKQHGTMRKTKHRGIGAVAADFMLNLIAYNLIRIPKLLAA
- a CDS encoding IS5 family transposase, encoding MVWTEITRRHYRRASLRYESDTTDAEWFVMEPLLPPASALGRPRATDMRTVMDAILYIASTGCQWRQLPKDFPPYSTVQGYFYAWSRGGLFASLNYTLVMASREAAGREASPTAGVIDSQSVKTTESGGPRGYDAGKKIKGRKRHIVTDTQGNLVGLVVHEASIQDRDGAPCVLASIRYRYPWLRHIFADGGYAGDKLRQALKRIGNWTIEIIKRSDREQGFEILPRRWVVERTFGWLGRCRRLAKDFETTIASAVAWAFVAHIRVLIRRLAKA
- the istB gene encoding IS21-like element helper ATPase IstB; translated protein: MNATVKIDAARVELLLSELRLPGIKLIWAALAETADKEGWPAARFLAALAEQEMVERNRRRFERHLDEARLPPGKTLAAFDFDAVPMISKAQVQALAAGDAWLDRGANLLCFGPPGGGKSHLAAALGMSLIEKGWRVLFTRTTDLVQKLQIARRDLTLEAAIAKLDKYHLLILDDLAYVTKDQAETSVLFELISARYERRSMLITANQPFGEWGKIFPDQAMTLAAIDRLVHHATILEMNVDSYRRKEAVDKARGAGRPPTRATIKASS
- the istA gene encoding IS21 family transposase; the protein is MAGRHVTDQQMRLFMSLRRNHSPAVAAAKAGFSTSAAYRFEKDPRLPTQKKSPRERRRADPFADLWENDILPMLNAAPGLRPIAVFEELCRRHPELGSGTRRTLERRIRAWRAVNGPDREVIFRQEHPPGRMGLSDFTEVADLGVTIAGQLLDCRLYHFRLPFSGFEHAHVVLGGESFVALAEGLQNALWSLGGVPEQHRSDSLSAAFRNLGAEAKEDLTTRYEAFCSHYGMTPTRNNPGVSHENGSIESAHGHLKRALADALLLRASRDFDDLPAWRGFVDEIVGRGNARNAKRIDQERTALQKLPVRKTADYEEVNVDVTTSSAFTLRKVFYSVPSRLIGHRLRVRLYDDRLECFQGATHIVTLRRGRSQPNGKHGHVIDYRHVIHSLRRKPMALLNLVYRDQLFPRRVYARAFDALLAGIGERPACRAMVGLLALAHERACEAELGAVLQATLDDGILPDLKALIERFRPKGMALPVVVVTLPSLAIYDQIAAAVGEVA
- a CDS encoding transporter associated domain-containing protein, whose product is MPDGSFFLHDDGSYLIAGWMPAVDFAELLHIELPLQQRPYQTFAGFLLQEFGKIADEGDHVVAHGWRFEVMDLDGRRIDKVLASQAEEVALG
- the parC gene encoding DNA topoisomerase IV subunit A, yielding MGKRLIPPQEPAEIHEVQLRDALEERYLAYALSTIMHRALPDARDGLKPVHRRILYGMRLLRLDPGTPFKKSAKIVGDVMGSFHPHGDQSIYDALVRLAQDFSSRYPLVDGQGNFGNIDGDSAAAYRYTEARMTDVARLLLEGIDEDAVELKPNYDGQTKEPSVLPGGFPNLLANGAQGIAVGMATSIPPHNVAELCDAALHLIEKPDAKSKALLRWVKGPDFPTGGIIVDSKESIAEAYMTGRGSFRTRAKWEKEEGARGMWTVVVTQIPWLVQKSRLIEKIAELLNDKKLPLLGDIRDESAEDVRIVIEPKSKTVDPELVMESLFRLTELESKIPLNLNVLVKGKIPKVLGLAECLREWLDHLRDVLLRRSNYRKGQIEHRLEVLGGYLIAYLNIDKVIKIIRSEDEPKPVLMKTFTLSDVQAEAILNMRLRSLRKLEEFEIRTEDKKLRDELRGINAILKSETEQWGKVAEQVRKVRDMFGPKTPLGKRRTMFADAPEHDLAALEESLVEREPVTVVISDKGWVRTLKGHVADTSGLVFKTDDRLDKAFFAETTSKLMLLATNGRFYALDVSKLPGGRGHGEPIRMFIDMEGDAAIVSLFVHKGGRKFLIASHDGQGFMVNEDDCVGNTRKGKQVLNVDMPNEAKALTVVEEGNDSVAVIGENRKMLIFPLADVPEMSRGRGVRLQKYKDGGLSGVATFTAKAGLFWRDGAGREFSATMKELAEWRGNRADAGRLPPKGFPKSNKFGRGME